The following proteins come from a genomic window of Musa acuminata AAA Group cultivar baxijiao chromosome BXJ1-7, Cavendish_Baxijiao_AAA, whole genome shotgun sequence:
- the LOC103992155 gene encoding uncharacterized protein At5g39865-like: MWAPWGNRLPRGGATTTATSSLPPPQLPPPTSSIIRSSSSLKDLLSLLDEYDAHDASASPSRGPRPPPPPPPPPVIHHVRSASSALRLWCSPPEDPFGLPPGEEKRVVLYFTSLRAVRHTFEDCAAVRAILCGLRVAVDERDVSMDAGFLRELKGVLGVRRWHLGLPQLFIGGRHVGGADDVRRLHEAGELRRYVEGAAQATGRACEWCGDVRFVLCRSCSGSRRCYHDKGGAGGGFRTCTACNENGLVRCRRCCDPDAV; this comes from the coding sequence ATGTGGGCGCCGTGGGGAAACCGACTCCCACGCGGCggagccaccaccaccgccacctcctCTTTGCCACCGCCTCAGCTTCCGCCGCCCACTTCGTCCATCATCCGCTCATCCTCCTCCCTCAAGGACCTCCTCTCTCTCCTCGACGAGTACGATGCCCACGACGCATCCGCATCCCCGTCCCGTGGTCCGCGGCccccaccaccgccgccgcctccgccggtGATCCACCACGTTCGGTCGGCCTCCTCCGCCCTTCGCTTGTGGTGCTCCCCGCCGGAGGACCCCTTCGGCCTCCCACCGGGTGAGGAAAAGCGGGTCGTCCTCTACTTCACCTCCCTCCGCGCTGTCCGCCATACCTTCGAGGATTGCGCCGCCGTCCGGGCGATCCTATGCGGCCTACGCGTCGCCGTCGACGAGCGCGACGTCTCCATGGACGCCGGGTTCCTGCGGGAGCTGAAGGGCGTTCTCGGCGTCCGCCGGTGGCACCTCGGGCTTCCGCAGCTGTTCATCGGGGGGCGGCACGTCGGCGGGGCCGACGACGTACGGCGTCTCCACGAGGCCGGGGAGCTGAGGCGGTACGTGGAGGGGGCAGCGCAGGCGACTGGAAGGGCGTGCGAGTGGTGCGGCGACGTCCGCTTCGTGCTCTGCAGGAGCTGCAGCGGGTCCCGACGGTGCTACCATGACAAGGGCGGTGCGGGCGGGGGATTCCGGACGTGCACCGCCTGCAACGAGAACGGGCTCGTCCGGTGCCGGCGGTGCTGCGACCCTGACGCCGTCTGA